Proteins encoded in a region of the Pseudothermotoga elfii DSM 9442 = NBRC 107921 genome:
- a CDS encoding MarR family winged helix-turn-helix transcriptional regulator: MKKEIEKVLRDICFMVKVEGRLVLKDYPITAAQFDLLQRLYFRGPMKMTELSTMLGIAKSTLSGIVRRLENVGYLSRTRGKDKRVFMISATAEGKKVVESVIEKRVEFVGKVLQELGKEDSNQLLQLLQKFKEAIEKCRSS; encoded by the coding sequence TTGAAAAAGGAAATCGAAAAAGTTCTCAGGGACATTTGTTTTATGGTAAAGGTCGAAGGGCGACTGGTTTTGAAAGATTATCCAATTACTGCTGCTCAATTTGATTTGCTTCAAAGGCTCTATTTCAGAGGACCTATGAAGATGACTGAACTGAGTACTATGCTGGGCATAGCCAAAAGCACTCTCAGCGGTATAGTTCGAAGGCTTGAGAATGTGGGGTATCTTTCAAGAACCCGCGGAAAAGATAAACGTGTTTTCATGATCTCAGCAACAGCCGAAGGAAAAAAAGTTGTTGAAAGCGTGATAGAAAAAAGAGTCGAATTTGTTGGAAAAGTCTTGCAAGAGCTTGGTAAAGAAGATTCTAACCAGCTTTTGCAATTATTGCAAAAATTCAAAGAGGCGATAGAAAAGTGCAGAAGTTCATAG
- the rsmI gene encoding 16S rRNA (cytidine(1402)-2'-O)-methyltransferase, which yields MMDITIRALRALRECDVVIAEDTRRTKKLLKFFNIDGKQLISYGLHNQLKSVPFILNLLKEGKKLCLVTDSGMPCVADPGGFLVDACWRSGIELDVTPGPSALTSALALCGFDSSRVFFTGFLPRGKKRRKLFRDIKGKKMLFVFFESATRISETLSDAMDIFGNCDIFIGREMTKVFQQLFRGKISDAVESFKQTKGELTVVLYLKKGGEN from the coding sequence ATGATGGACATAACTATAAGGGCATTGCGGGCACTCAGAGAATGCGATGTGGTAATCGCAGAAGATACAAGAAGAACAAAAAAACTTTTGAAGTTTTTCAACATTGATGGAAAGCAATTAATCTCTTATGGCCTTCATAACCAGTTGAAGAGTGTACCTTTTATTCTCAATCTTCTGAAAGAAGGGAAAAAACTTTGTCTTGTCACAGATTCCGGTATGCCATGCGTGGCAGATCCAGGAGGTTTTCTTGTTGATGCCTGCTGGAGAAGTGGTATAGAACTGGATGTTACACCAGGACCGAGTGCATTGACAAGTGCACTGGCACTGTGTGGTTTTGATTCATCCAGAGTTTTTTTCACAGGCTTTCTGCCACGTGGCAAGAAGAGGAGAAAACTTTTTCGAGACATCAAAGGCAAGAAGATGCTCTTCGTATTCTTTGAATCTGCTACAAGAATAAGTGAAACCCTCAGTGATGCTATGGATATTTTCGGAAATTGCGATATCTTCATTGGAAGGGAAATGACAAAGGTTTTTCAACAGTTGTTTCGAGGAAAGATCAGTGATGCTGTAGAATCTTTCAAACAGACGAAAGGAGAATTAACGGTGGTTTTGTATCTGAAAAAGGGGGGAGAAAATTGA
- a CDS encoding lipoate--protein ligase family protein, whose protein sequence is MLVLKTWNLSGELNMALDAILAEIPEEPILRIYTWSEPTLSLGRHQKRINLNIDYMKKNQINCVLRPTGGRAVLHWDELTYAVILPANHIYAKSGVLETYLKISQCISKALKSIGYNAEIQPARKIKNNSQACFDAPSSYELCINGKKVVGSAQMRTNKSILQHGSIVLKKHVVEYARCLNLDEEQLEGKMAGLFDFHGISIFELSEALQIEFEKIFGYCRPFPLNSELFEKAFERKGDYVWKVS, encoded by the coding sequence ATGCTTGTTTTAAAAACATGGAATTTATCGGGAGAACTGAATATGGCTCTGGATGCAATACTTGCAGAAATCCCTGAAGAACCCATCTTGAGAATTTACACCTGGTCAGAACCAACACTTTCACTTGGAAGACATCAAAAAAGAATCAATCTGAACATTGACTATATGAAAAAAAACCAGATAAACTGCGTGTTAAGACCAACTGGTGGCAGGGCTGTATTGCACTGGGATGAACTAACTTATGCTGTTATTCTTCCTGCAAACCATATTTATGCCAAATCAGGAGTACTCGAAACCTATCTTAAGATTAGCCAATGTATATCAAAAGCCCTTAAATCGATTGGTTATAACGCAGAAATTCAGCCAGCAAGAAAAATCAAAAATAACAGCCAGGCATGTTTTGATGCTCCCTCATCTTATGAACTATGCATTAACGGGAAAAAAGTAGTTGGAAGTGCGCAAATGAGGACAAATAAAAGTATCCTTCAACATGGATCAATTGTTCTTAAAAAGCATGTAGTTGAATATGCAAGGTGTCTGAATCTTGATGAAGAACAACTGGAAGGAAAAATGGCTGGGCTTTTCGACTTTCATGGAATATCCATTTTCGAATTATCTGAAGCGTTACAGATAGAATTTGAAAAAATTTTTGGATACTGCAGGCCATTCCCGTTGAACAGTGAATTATTCGAAAAGGCCTTCGAGAGAAAGGGTGACTATGTTTGGAAGGTAAGCTGA
- the rsmG gene encoding 16S rRNA (guanine(527)-N(7))-methyltransferase RsmG, protein MNKVAEIFREYGIKIDDSKTEKLDSYIDLLISAPINLTSLRDKEYAIHKHIVDIVFPVKMLTGKLLDVGTGGGIPGLILAILFPINATLVESVRKKVMWLEKILNMLNIGNVNLLCSRAEKLPVDKKESFDIVTARAVSELRILLELCAPFCKVGGRLFFYKGPNWKQEYDAAHNAMKTLNVETIEIVSYTLKTGEKRVLLQFQKVGRTPDNYPRETKKILKNPL, encoded by the coding sequence ATGAACAAAGTTGCTGAAATTTTCAGAGAGTATGGAATTAAAATCGATGACAGCAAAACCGAGAAACTTGATTCTTACATTGACTTGCTCATCAGTGCCCCTATTAATCTTACATCTTTAAGAGACAAGGAATATGCGATACACAAACATATTGTGGATATCGTTTTTCCTGTAAAAATGCTGACCGGAAAATTACTGGACGTAGGCACTGGCGGTGGAATCCCCGGATTAATCCTCGCTATTCTCTTTCCGATCAACGCAACTTTGGTAGAATCTGTCAGGAAGAAAGTCATGTGGCTTGAAAAAATTTTGAATATGCTCAATATCGGCAATGTAAATCTGCTTTGCTCAAGAGCAGAAAAATTACCTGTGGATAAAAAAGAATCTTTTGACATCGTAACAGCACGAGCCGTTTCGGAGCTCAGAATTTTATTAGAGCTGTGCGCTCCTTTTTGTAAAGTGGGTGGACGTCTGTTTTTTTACAAAGGGCCAAACTGGAAGCAAGAGTACGATGCGGCGCATAATGCTATGAAGACACTGAATGTCGAAACGATCGAAATTGTAAGTTATACTCTCAAAACGGGAGAAAAAAGGGTTTTACTTCAATTTCAAAAAGTGGGCAGAACGCCTGATAATTATCCAAGAGAGACAAAAAAAATACTCAAAAATCCTTTGTGA
- a CDS encoding metallophosphoesterase family protein, whose amino-acid sequence MILAFISDVHANLEAFDSVMRDIESRDVDQIYCLGDIVGYGPDPEEVTRRIMKIPSIAGNYDDAVGYSKSSCGCSYKPGRETEVGDISLNWTIENTSQEIKNYLKSLKHRMELEFDGVKFLLVHGSPLDELLEYVTPDTEPERLRKIIENVEADVIISGHTHLPMAKFFKGKLILNAGSVGRPKDGNPKACYLLIYIHEGVLSYEFIRVSYDVKKTCEKIAMKKLPAELSVVLTLGKSYDMGKPLSETSFILP is encoded by the coding sequence ATGATTCTCGCTTTTATTTCAGATGTTCACGCCAATTTAGAAGCGTTTGATTCAGTCATGAGAGATATTGAGAGCAGAGATGTAGATCAAATATATTGTCTGGGCGATATAGTTGGCTATGGTCCTGATCCAGAAGAAGTTACCAGACGAATTATGAAGATCCCATCTATAGCTGGAAACTACGATGATGCAGTGGGATACTCAAAGTCAAGTTGTGGCTGTTCCTACAAACCCGGTAGAGAAACAGAAGTGGGAGATATATCTTTAAACTGGACCATAGAGAACACTTCACAAGAAATAAAAAATTATCTCAAATCTCTCAAGCACAGAATGGAGTTAGAATTTGACGGTGTAAAATTTTTACTTGTTCATGGAAGCCCCCTGGACGAACTTCTTGAATATGTCACTCCAGACACAGAGCCTGAAAGATTGAGAAAAATCATTGAAAATGTCGAAGCAGACGTAATAATTAGCGGTCATACTCATCTTCCTATGGCAAAGTTTTTCAAAGGAAAATTGATATTGAACGCCGGTAGCGTAGGGAGGCCAAAAGACGGTAACCCGAAAGCATGCTACCTGCTAATCTATATTCATGAAGGCGTGCTATCTTATGAATTCATAAGAGTGAGTTACGATGTGAAAAAAACCTGCGAAAAGATAGCTATGAAAAAATTACCAGCTGAGTTATCGGTTGTACTCACACTTGGAAAAAGCTATGATATGGGTAAACCATTGAGCGAAACCAGTTTCATACTGCCATGA
- a CDS encoding PolC-type DNA polymerase III, with product MKAVSVEHVQINLKDFLSKLGIDFKEDCKIESVFFDSVSNELLIKTDRCVKNTNELRKLLESFFEVPVSFYPVEAFKEISIDVDALRRELNGSFPYVQSAAVEGEKVVLKVSGEFGRDRIKSKMNQVKDLISKQLGKDLEIHVQVVESQAIVEKHDLIVEEVQDQKKKSRNRKRYQKSDYLTPSNLPSNSDDVKVAGEIYKMDLRDGRKRFLLVHITDKKDSLTCLAFNSIINDILSSLQKGDWAVFEGLLKYDESGEPTLHVKNFKKIEPNNRNDLAEKKRVELHAHSKFSDLDSVLDIDEYVNRASSWGWKSIALTDHGVVQGIPYFYEACRKKDIKPIFGVEAYVVNDSEPVVIGMDKDIEIDQERYVIVDIETTGLHPMFSEIIEIGAVAIENGQITDEFHSFVKPSEKLNAFTVQFTKITDQMLANQPSIEEVLPKFMEFCKDTTLVAHNANFDYRFLRYWIEKSLKLNWEPAVIDTLALAKKLVRLSSYNLEKLASHFKLGSFSHHRASEDAKVTAKIFLELLKLLKERKITTFKEIESLQKESTLRQSKPFHTTIIVQTKEGLKNLYKLISNAHVKYFYSVPRIPKSELQALRAGLLIGSACVGGELIQEMLTGANESEIEEKMAFYDFVEVMPLDLLPVTNDLGLTRERLKELYIKLYEIARKINVPVVMTGDVHFLDPEDEKIRKVLQAPQQENISEQPAAYLRTTDEMLKAALEIFEDTNKAYKVVVEFPNQIAESVEKIVPLEKKLHTPRIEGAEDQVRTIAMQRAEQLYGTPLPELVERRLNRELDAIINHGYAVLYLIAKKMVDKSLNDGYVVGSRGSVGSSFIAYLMGITEVNPLPPHYFCSKCRYVEFIESNEYGSGYDLPVKICPSCGEPLNRNGQDIPFETFMGFEGDKVPDIDLNFSGDYQDEAHRFIETLFGKQHVYRAGTINTIASRTAFGFVRAYEEKSGRKVRKSEAERLANAITGVKRTTGQHPGGLMIIPKEYEVYDFTPIQHPANTKEAMVLTTHFDYESIHDDLVKIDALGHDDPTFIKILKDMTNIDPMKIPMDDEKTLKLFSSVEPLGIKPEELGTDVGTLGIPEFGTQFVRGMLSETRPKSFAELVRISGLSHGTDVWLNNAQEWIRQKHATLSDVIACRDDIMNYLIKKGMNASKAFKIMENVRKGKGLSREDEEELKKLKIPEWYIESCKRIKYLFPKAHATAYVSMAFRIAYFKVHHPLAFYAAYFTLKGDEFDLEAAMHGPEIVKKKLEELSGINDKDVRERAKETTLEVMLEMFLRGFSFLPVNVNKSHARLFLIEENKLRIPFNKLPNLGDNVAESIIAARREKPFTSLEDIVRRTKMNKSHIESFKKLVELEGLPEKEQISLF from the coding sequence ATGAAAGCTGTCTCGGTTGAACATGTGCAGATAAACCTTAAAGATTTTCTAAGTAAACTCGGCATAGATTTTAAAGAAGATTGCAAAATAGAGAGTGTTTTTTTTGACAGCGTGTCAAATGAACTTTTGATAAAAACAGACAGATGTGTAAAAAATACGAACGAGCTAAGAAAATTACTGGAAAGCTTTTTTGAGGTTCCTGTCAGTTTTTACCCTGTGGAAGCGTTTAAAGAAATATCCATAGATGTAGATGCACTGAGAAGGGAACTCAACGGGAGTTTTCCATATGTTCAATCTGCCGCTGTTGAAGGAGAAAAGGTTGTGCTTAAGGTATCTGGTGAATTTGGTCGAGACAGAATAAAAAGCAAAATGAACCAGGTAAAGGATTTAATAAGCAAACAACTCGGAAAAGATTTGGAAATTCATGTTCAGGTTGTTGAATCCCAGGCAATAGTTGAAAAACATGATCTGATCGTTGAAGAGGTTCAAGATCAGAAAAAGAAATCCAGGAATAGAAAAAGATATCAAAAAAGTGATTATCTTACTCCCTCTAATCTGCCCAGTAATTCTGATGACGTAAAAGTAGCAGGAGAAATATACAAAATGGACCTGAGGGATGGAAGAAAAAGATTTCTCTTAGTCCATATAACTGATAAAAAAGATTCTCTTACCTGCCTTGCTTTTAACAGCATTATTAATGACATTCTCTCTTCTCTTCAGAAGGGAGATTGGGCGGTTTTCGAAGGCCTTTTAAAATACGACGAATCTGGTGAACCCACACTGCATGTTAAAAACTTTAAAAAAATAGAGCCAAATAACAGGAATGATCTTGCAGAAAAAAAGAGAGTAGAGCTCCATGCACACAGCAAATTCAGTGACTTAGATAGTGTGCTTGATATCGATGAGTATGTAAACAGGGCATCTTCTTGGGGCTGGAAGAGCATTGCGTTGACAGACCACGGGGTGGTACAGGGAATACCGTACTTTTATGAAGCCTGCCGAAAAAAAGATATAAAACCTATTTTTGGCGTTGAAGCTTACGTGGTTAACGATTCTGAACCTGTAGTTATTGGAATGGACAAAGATATAGAGATCGACCAGGAAAGATATGTAATTGTCGATATAGAGACAACAGGTCTTCATCCAATGTTCTCAGAAATAATCGAAATAGGTGCCGTTGCCATAGAAAACGGGCAGATAACAGATGAATTCCATAGTTTTGTGAAGCCTTCTGAAAAATTAAATGCATTTACAGTCCAATTTACAAAAATAACCGATCAAATGCTTGCTAACCAGCCATCTATTGAAGAAGTTCTTCCAAAGTTCATGGAATTCTGCAAAGACACAACCTTAGTAGCACATAACGCCAATTTTGATTATCGATTTCTCAGATACTGGATAGAAAAAAGTTTAAAGTTGAATTGGGAGCCGGCAGTAATAGACACACTGGCTCTAGCAAAAAAACTGGTCAGGCTTTCAAGCTACAATCTGGAAAAGCTGGCAAGTCATTTCAAATTAGGATCATTCTCACACCACAGAGCTTCGGAAGACGCAAAGGTGACAGCAAAAATATTTCTTGAGTTGCTAAAACTCTTAAAAGAAAGGAAAATAACCACATTTAAAGAGATAGAATCTCTTCAAAAAGAATCCACATTGAGACAATCGAAACCATTTCACACAACCATAATTGTTCAGACCAAAGAAGGCTTAAAAAATCTGTACAAGCTAATCTCCAATGCACATGTTAAATATTTCTACAGTGTTCCACGAATACCAAAGAGCGAATTGCAAGCCCTTCGTGCAGGACTACTAATAGGAAGTGCCTGCGTTGGTGGTGAATTAATTCAGGAGATGCTGACCGGGGCAAACGAAAGTGAAATAGAAGAAAAGATGGCATTTTACGATTTTGTTGAAGTCATGCCGCTTGACCTTCTTCCTGTAACAAATGACCTTGGTCTAACCAGAGAACGTTTGAAAGAACTTTATATTAAACTTTATGAAATCGCACGAAAGATTAATGTTCCTGTTGTAATGACAGGTGATGTTCATTTTCTCGATCCAGAAGACGAAAAGATTCGGAAAGTCCTTCAGGCTCCACAGCAAGAAAATATATCAGAGCAGCCGGCAGCATATCTGAGAACAACTGACGAAATGCTCAAAGCAGCTCTGGAGATATTTGAAGATACTAACAAGGCATACAAAGTAGTTGTGGAATTTCCCAATCAAATAGCTGAAAGTGTCGAGAAAATAGTACCGCTTGAGAAAAAATTACATACCCCCAGAATAGAAGGTGCCGAAGATCAGGTCCGGACGATAGCCATGCAAAGAGCTGAGCAACTCTATGGAACTCCATTGCCTGAGCTTGTCGAGAGAAGGCTAAACAGAGAACTTGATGCAATCATAAACCATGGATATGCAGTACTGTACTTGATAGCCAAAAAAATGGTTGATAAATCTTTGAATGATGGCTATGTCGTCGGCTCAAGGGGATCTGTTGGCTCTTCATTTATTGCATATCTAATGGGTATCACCGAAGTTAATCCGCTTCCACCACATTATTTCTGTTCCAAATGCCGTTATGTTGAATTTATAGAAAGCAACGAATATGGTTCTGGTTATGATTTGCCAGTAAAAATTTGCCCAAGCTGTGGTGAACCATTGAACAGAAACGGCCAGGATATACCTTTTGAAACCTTCATGGGTTTCGAAGGCGATAAAGTACCTGATATTGATTTGAACTTCTCGGGAGATTATCAGGACGAGGCACATAGATTTATCGAAACCTTATTCGGTAAACAACATGTTTACCGTGCTGGAACCATAAATACCATAGCCTCGAGGACAGCTTTTGGTTTTGTCCGAGCTTATGAAGAAAAAAGTGGAAGAAAAGTGAGAAAATCGGAGGCGGAAAGACTTGCAAACGCAATAACCGGGGTAAAAAGAACAACTGGTCAGCACCCGGGAGGATTGATGATTATTCCAAAAGAATACGAGGTATACGACTTTACCCCTATACAGCATCCTGCAAACACTAAGGAAGCAATGGTCCTGACAACCCATTTTGATTACGAATCAATACACGACGATTTGGTGAAAATAGACGCACTTGGACATGATGATCCCACATTCATAAAAATTCTCAAAGACATGACAAATATTGATCCGATGAAGATACCGATGGATGACGAAAAAACTTTGAAACTCTTCTCGAGTGTTGAACCTTTGGGCATCAAACCAGAAGAACTGGGCACAGATGTTGGAACACTGGGTATACCAGAATTTGGTACCCAATTTGTTCGCGGAATGCTTTCAGAAACCCGGCCAAAAAGTTTTGCAGAACTCGTGAGAATCTCTGGCCTTTCCCACGGAACAGATGTCTGGTTAAACAATGCTCAGGAATGGATCAGACAAAAACACGCAACGCTTTCCGATGTCATAGCCTGCCGCGACGATATAATGAACTATCTGATCAAAAAAGGCATGAATGCTTCAAAAGCTTTCAAAATAATGGAAAACGTTAGAAAAGGCAAAGGACTTTCCCGGGAAGATGAAGAAGAACTAAAAAAATTGAAGATCCCTGAATGGTATATAGAGTCCTGTAAGAGGATTAAATATCTTTTTCCAAAAGCACATGCAACGGCTTATGTAAGTATGGCATTCAGAATAGCGTATTTTAAAGTTCATCATCCGCTCGCTTTTTATGCAGCTTATTTCACCTTGAAGGGTGACGAATTTGATTTGGAAGCAGCTATGCATGGACCTGAGATAGTCAAAAAGAAACTCGAAGAACTATCCGGGATAAACGACAAAGATGTGCGAGAAAGGGCAAAAGAAACCACTCTGGAAGTTATGCTTGAAATGTTTTTGAGAGGGTTTTCGTTCTTACCTGTTAACGTAAATAAATCTCATGCTCGATTATTCTTAATAGAAGAAAACAAACTCAGAATACCTTTCAACAAACTTCCAAACCTTGGAGATAATGTTGCTGAATCTATCATTGCCGCAAGAAGAGAAAAACCATTCACCTCTCTTGAAGATATCGTTCGAAGGACCAAAATGAATAAATCTCATATCGAAAGCTTCAAGAAACTGGTCGAACTCGAAGGCCTTCCTGAAAAAGAGCAGATAAGTTTGTTCTAA
- the ruvC gene encoding crossover junction endodeoxyribonuclease RuvC encodes MIIFGVDPGFGILGYGVLSVSGNSFQHVSHGTIQTEKQQNIALRLKVLYEELSNVIDNFKPSEIAMEKLFFSRNITTAISVGEARGIVLLLAAQRNIPVFEYTPHEIKKAVTGSGKASKKDVQQMIKILLNLKELPKPDDAADGLAIAWCHCAVRNITRRFS; translated from the coding sequence TTGATAATTTTTGGTGTAGATCCTGGGTTTGGTATTTTGGGCTATGGGGTTCTTTCAGTCAGTGGAAATTCTTTTCAACATGTTAGCCATGGAACTATACAAACTGAAAAGCAGCAGAATATAGCATTGAGATTGAAAGTTTTGTACGAGGAACTTAGCAATGTGATTGACAATTTCAAGCCATCGGAAATTGCAATGGAAAAATTGTTCTTTTCAAGAAACATAACCACAGCTATATCTGTTGGAGAAGCAAGGGGAATAGTTTTACTTTTAGCTGCGCAAAGGAACATACCAGTGTTTGAGTATACACCTCACGAAATCAAAAAAGCGGTTACTGGTAGTGGAAAAGCATCTAAGAAAGATGTTCAGCAGATGATTAAAATCCTGCTGAATTTAAAAGAGTTACCAAAACCAGATGACGCAGCCGATGGACTGGCAATTGCATGGTGTCACTGTGCAGTTAGAAATATTACACGGAGGTTTTCTTAA
- the lepA gene encoding translation elongation factor 4 — protein MKDVNLIRNICIIAHIDHGKTTLVDRILELTKSVDPRQMHEQFLDQMDIERERGITIKAQPVKILYQYKEKEYEINIIDTPGHVDFSYEVSRSMAACEGAILLVDASQGVEAQTVAHTYLAIENDLDLVAAVNKIDLPNANVDETCNEIIDLIGIDSSDILKVSAKTGQGVENILNAIIEKVKPPKGDVKKPLKALIFDAKYDKYRGVIVYVRIFDGSVKKGDEILVMSTGDKYEVIETGIFTPLMKPTEELGPGEVGYIIAGIKEVGHAKVGDTITNAAFPSDSPLPGYKEIKPMVYASMFSGLPEYYEELKKSLEKLKLNDWALFFEPTHSPALGFGFRCGFLGLLHMDIVRERLEREYEIAVILTAPNVEYKILLSNGNEMFVNDPAKFPDEDEIQKIYEPFVKLSIITPSDYVGDIFTNLQNERRANLLHTENAGKNRVIMYFKVPLAEIITDFFDRLKAISHGYASMDYEFLGYEESDVVKISILINKEPVDALSTIVHKSKAYIVAKKLVDKLSELIPRHQFEIPIQAKAYGRIIARADIKALRKDVLAKCYGGDVTRKMKLLEKQKEGKKKLREIGQVSIPQEAFLAVLRIDEEKH, from the coding sequence TTGAAAGATGTAAATTTGATAAGGAACATCTGCATTATTGCTCACATTGACCATGGTAAAACCACTCTCGTCGATAGAATTCTCGAATTGACAAAAAGTGTTGATCCAAGGCAAATGCACGAACAATTTCTCGATCAAATGGACATCGAAAGAGAGAGGGGAATAACGATAAAAGCTCAGCCGGTGAAAATTTTGTACCAATACAAAGAAAAAGAATACGAGATAAATATTATTGATACACCAGGACATGTTGATTTTTCCTATGAGGTTAGCCGCAGCATGGCTGCATGTGAAGGAGCAATCTTACTCGTTGATGCTTCTCAAGGAGTCGAGGCTCAAACAGTTGCGCACACATATCTCGCTATAGAAAATGATCTGGATCTTGTGGCAGCAGTAAACAAAATAGATCTTCCAAATGCAAACGTAGATGAAACTTGTAATGAAATAATCGATCTGATTGGAATAGATTCTTCCGATATCCTCAAGGTCAGCGCAAAAACAGGTCAAGGGGTTGAAAATATACTCAACGCTATAATAGAAAAAGTCAAACCTCCAAAAGGAGATGTTAAAAAACCTCTCAAAGCTCTGATTTTTGACGCAAAATACGATAAATACAGAGGGGTAATAGTGTATGTAAGAATCTTCGATGGGTCTGTCAAAAAAGGTGATGAAATACTTGTAATGTCAACTGGGGATAAATATGAGGTGATAGAAACAGGTATATTCACACCTCTTATGAAACCGACTGAAGAACTTGGTCCTGGAGAGGTCGGTTATATAATAGCCGGTATAAAAGAAGTTGGGCATGCTAAAGTCGGTGATACCATAACAAACGCTGCTTTTCCATCAGATAGTCCTCTGCCAGGATATAAAGAAATCAAACCGATGGTTTACGCAAGTATGTTTTCAGGATTACCGGAGTATTATGAGGAATTAAAGAAGTCTCTTGAAAAACTTAAACTCAACGACTGGGCACTGTTTTTCGAACCGACGCACTCACCAGCACTTGGATTTGGGTTCCGCTGCGGATTTCTCGGACTCTTACATATGGATATAGTGCGCGAAAGACTTGAACGCGAATACGAAATTGCCGTTATTCTGACCGCACCAAATGTTGAATACAAAATCTTGCTGAGCAATGGCAACGAAATGTTTGTGAATGATCCAGCAAAATTTCCCGATGAAGATGAGATACAGAAAATCTATGAACCTTTTGTAAAGCTCTCCATCATAACACCTTCCGATTACGTTGGAGACATTTTTACAAACCTCCAGAACGAAAGAAGGGCCAATCTCCTTCACACTGAAAATGCCGGTAAAAACAGGGTGATAATGTATTTTAAGGTTCCACTTGCGGAGATAATAACGGATTTCTTCGACAGGCTGAAAGCTATAAGTCACGGATATGCTTCAATGGACTACGAATTTTTAGGATATGAAGAATCAGATGTTGTGAAGATATCTATACTTATAAACAAAGAACCTGTAGATGCCCTATCTACTATAGTTCACAAAAGCAAGGCATACATTGTCGCAAAAAAACTGGTCGACAAACTTTCAGAGCTTATTCCACGTCATCAATTCGAAATTCCTATTCAGGCTAAAGCTTACGGAAGGATAATTGCGCGAGCAGACATAAAAGCACTCAGAAAAGATGTGCTTGCGAAATGCTATGGCGGAGATGTGACACGAAAAATGAAATTACTCGAGAAACAAAAAGAAGGAAAGAAAAAATTAAGAGAAATAGGGCAAGTAAGTATCCCTCAAGAAGCGTTCTTAGCCGTTCTAAGAATCGATGAAGAAAAACATTGA
- a CDS encoding P1 family peptidase: MRKRFRQLGLSFGTLNPATKNLITDVPKVKVGHVTLFSDKPTIVRTGVTAIIPSEDVFQSPVTAAYSTLNGFGKSIGLLQIEELGQIETPIVLTNTLSVGYAFQGIVQYMGSRFKFRTLNPVVGECNDGFLNDILYPSVNQKHVIEAIESASENFELGSVGAGTGMICFGFKGGIGSSSRILKKDRILGVLVLANFGAFDDLHILGTKAADHIKTGILKRQTNGSIIIIVATNVALDSRQLKRLSRHSFLALGMLGAPGYHSSGDICIAFSTEKGYSEESIDFFDLLFRAVVECTYEAICDALFCAETTDGFLGKAQAMPTNWIRRLQS, translated from the coding sequence TTGCGCAAAAGATTTCGCCAGCTTGGCTTGAGTTTTGGAACTCTGAATCCTGCAACAAAAAATCTTATCACAGATGTCCCAAAAGTCAAAGTTGGGCACGTTACGCTTTTTAGCGACAAACCAACAATTGTAAGAACAGGTGTTACCGCAATAATCCCATCAGAAGATGTTTTTCAAAGTCCGGTCACGGCGGCATATTCGACCTTGAATGGATTTGGCAAATCCATAGGTCTTCTCCAGATCGAGGAACTTGGGCAAATAGAGACTCCAATTGTTTTAACCAATACATTAAGTGTCGGATACGCTTTTCAGGGAATTGTACAGTATATGGGCTCTCGATTTAAATTCAGGACTCTTAATCCTGTTGTCGGTGAGTGCAATGACGGATTTCTGAACGACATACTTTATCCCTCGGTTAATCAAAAACATGTTATAGAAGCTATTGAGTCCGCCTCTGAAAACTTTGAACTTGGTTCAGTAGGTGCCGGGACTGGCATGATATGTTTTGGATTCAAAGGCGGCATAGGAAGTTCATCACGAATTCTGAAAAAAGACCGTATCTTGGGTGTGCTTGTTCTTGCTAATTTCGGCGCCTTTGATGATTTACATATTCTCGGTACCAAAGCTGCTGATCACATTAAAACAGGAATCTTAAAAAGGCAAACCAATGGATCAATTATAATTATAGTTGCAACAAACGTAGCACTTGACTCAAGACAGTTGAAACGTCTATCGAGGCACTCTTTTCTGGCATTGGGAATGCTTGGTGCACCGGGATATCATTCAAGTGGCGATATTTGTATAGCTTTTTCAACAGAAAAAGGATACTCAGAAGAATCCATAGATTTTTTTGACCTGCTATTTCGAGCAGTTGTAGAATGCACATATGAGGCAATCTGTGATGCACTTTTTTGTGCTGAGACAACCGACGGTTTTCTTGGAAAAGCGCAGGCTATGCCCACAAATTGGATAAGGAGGCTGCAAAGTTGA